From Deltaproteobacteria bacterium, one genomic window encodes:
- a CDS encoding methyltransferase domain-containing protein, which yields MRINTNTWNRIRYSLYAPFYDLAARWFAAQRRRSIELLDLKSEERVLIVGAGTGLDLEFLPNDISIEANDITSAMVQQLARRANRLGLKVKAEVMDGQNLQYDPESFDAVILHLVLAIIPDPIRCIQEVERVLKKEGRAVIFDKFLPDNQKPSWGRKLLNLFTNVIATNITRQLGPILDSTTLKIVYEEPAGFGGFIKIVLVRK from the coding sequence ATGAGGATTAATACCAACACCTGGAACCGGATTCGCTATTCTCTTTATGCGCCTTTTTATGACCTGGCCGCCCGATGGTTTGCTGCCCAGAGACGTCGTTCCATTGAGCTGCTGGATTTGAAATCCGAAGAAAGGGTGCTTATTGTAGGTGCCGGGACAGGATTGGATCTGGAGTTTCTTCCTAATGATATCAGCATAGAGGCCAATGATATTACCTCGGCCATGGTGCAGCAATTGGCCCGGCGAGCCAATAGACTCGGCTTGAAGGTAAAAGCCGAGGTGATGGATGGGCAGAATCTTCAATATGATCCGGAGTCTTTTGATGCGGTTATCCTCCACCTTGTCCTGGCCATCATTCCTGACCCCATCCGCTGTATTCAGGAGGTGGAACGGGTCTTGAAGAAAGAGGGGCGGGCCGTCATTTTTGATAAATTTCTTCCCGATAACCAAAAACCTTCTTGGGGGCGGAAGTTATTAAACCTCTTTACCAATGTAATCGCTACCAACATCACTCGTCAGTTAGGCCCTATTCTCGACTCCACTACTCTTAAAATTGTCTATGAAGAACCAGCCGGGTTTGGAGGTTTTATTAAGATCGTCTTGGTTCGAAAATAA